GGTCTGGGTCGGACATCAGCGCCGGGCTTCCAGATGTTGGAACCGGAGCCGGCGGGTTACGTACATCCGGATTTCTCTCTCACAGCCCGAGTTCAGCGCAGAGGCAGCCAAGAaaggagcagctgcagaaccagaaccgcttcTAAAGGAGACCCAACAGAACCGGAATCGCCGACTCGTCTGGACGGAACCGGGGAGGTTCTGATCAACCCactgcagagaaacagagatggagaaccacttcctgcttcctgtgaGGAAATGTCCAATTAGTTTCCTGTCTGTCCCCCAGTGTCCCATGTTGCCCCATAATGTCCCCAGTGTCCCATGTTGCCCCATAATGTCCCACAGTGTCCCATGTTGCCCCATAATGTCCCCAGTGTCCCATGTTGCCCCTACATCATACTTTACTAGAACTAAAAACCATTTTATGTTCCAACATGTGGAACTAGACCAGTTATTGTTTCATGCAGTTCCTCCTTTATGCCACTAGGTGTCACCTTTCTGCCTGAACATCGTCTACCTGCAGCAGGCCTCCTGTTCTACGGAGTGACATTAGTGCCTGAAGTTAAGACTACTGCCCTCCAGCAGCCACTTCCTAGTTGTGATGGAGGTTtctaataataatgtaaaaactaATTGTCACAGatcaatacatttaaattctaataaacactgaaaacattttaaatatccaggATAAAGTCTAGCTGACACTGAAGGACTCAGAAATCactaattgatttattttcatgctttataaaaataatttattcagcaGCAGGTTTACAGTCATGGAGTGTCAGTTTCTGAGGTTTTCCTTCCACAAcgttttaaagcattttaaaggAGCGTAAAGGAGCAGATCCAACAGAGCAGATTCATTAAAGTGCAACTaaccaataaaataaacctgTCAAAGTTATTTTGGgttttatctttatgtttctgttggattctgacatttttctgtaaatttgttcattttaccTAAActgtctcagtgctgccccCCTCAGGTAGAACCCTAAGTGTAACTCAACGAGTTGTGGGCGGGGCTTAGTGTGACTGAATGAGTTgtgggcggggcttagcgctgcTCTGGTTGCTTCCTCATGATGAggaacagctgcagctgcagaacgCTGGCGCCATTAAAGTCCAATAACAGGATTGTATATAAATGTAGTGAAAAAGTTCATTAGTTAGCAGAGCTTCCTCTCCCCCCCATTAACACGCCTGGCCACGCCCCTCAGTGCATAtcggctccgcccactttgctGACTTCTTAACACTTGTTTGGGGCGGGGCTCAGATCTAGCAGGGTTGGTTACACTTTAAACAGTCTATGACATCATGATTACATCATTCTGGTTCTAAAACTCTGATTGGCAGCTTCTCTTTCTTCAGCCAATCAGGACACTTCATTCTGAGCCACTGCCCTGGACTCCAGCAGCTCTttgatgacatcatcactgTAGGACAAGGTGTCCCTTAGCACCTGGACCGTGTgctgaccaatcagaggaggCGGCGTCGGCCCGCTCAGGGGGAAGCTGCTGAACCGCACAGctggacctgaacacacacacacacacacacacacacacacacacacacacacacacacacacacacactccctttAATCAATGCAAACTCTTACAGACGTTTCAGCCTTAAAACAGGCAGCAGAATAAGTTCAGGACGGATCCTGAAGGTTTCCTGTAAATGCTGAATGTTCTGCACTTTCATCTCTTCTGCTAACAGGAAATATTAGCCAGTCTGCTGCACAATTTACAAGAAATGTTACAAAGTAATAAAAGTTGTTGAAAGACAATCAGCTAGTTGGACTGTTTGGTACGGCTGTGATTCAACATCGATATGAAATCTCCTAGAATTGATGCAGAAAATGAATCCAATGCGCCGCCTGCCTGCCTCCACAGATCACCTGCAGATTAAATCAGAAATCATCAGGAATAATTGATCCTTTTGACtctaaaactgattttgaatCGAACCGAAGCAAAGATTCAGTTCAGTGTAAAACGCTCAGCGTCgtgttttaaacttttcctgCACTGAGTCTGGATGAAACGTTACAAactgaactggttcagtaatgAACacatgaagctgcagcagagaaCAAGCTGTTTATTTCTGGACACTCAGACAATCAGCTGCTTTTAAAGATCAGCGCTAATGAGGCCAGATCTCACAGGCCGGCAGgccgggggtgtgtgtgtgtgtgtgtgtgtgtgtgtgtgtgtggtggggggggggcTTCACGTGCCGAGTGTGTTGTTTTCACCACATAACTAACTTATTATCCTCTTCAACAAGCCTCAACGTGAAAATCACAcggtctgcatgtgtgtgtgtgtgtgtgtgtgtgtgtgtgtctcagggTGTCAGGGTGAATAATTAATGAATAACGTTACGTAATCCTTTTATTCAtcacatttctgtcttttttctggttctggtccaagaTGGacggaggaagaaaaggaaagttGATGAAGAGCGACGAAGGCTCCAGACTTTTAGTCTAACGCTAACGCTAACGCTAACCTGTTATATAGCTAAGCTaatagctttagcattagctaagctaatgctaaagcgccgGACCAGCcggtgtttgttttctttgatgttgaactttattgaaCTTTTATAAACCAGTTTATAAAAGTTTAATCAGACATTAAACTAGCAGATTATTACTGATAATAGATCAATAACAGATAGATTAACCTGAACAGCTAACGGCTCCAGATGATAAAGCTCAGACTTCAGAGGTCCGGTGAAGTGAAACCAGTCCGGTTCTTCCTGCTAGATGAAAACCCaaaccgaccagaaccagaacaaatgaACGTCTGCGCCATGTTTGGGCCTTGCTGGTTCTATTGATGCTTCGATTTCTGAACTGTGAGGAAACATTTTATCCTCTGACGCCGACAACtgaacgggtcagaaccggatcagaaccaggtccGGCTACCGAACAGCCTGAAATTTGTAGGGAATGATGGACTGGTCCAAATGAAGGGAACCTGAGGAATGAAGGTGAGCCTGGGGTCAGAGACGGGTCGGAACCGGGTCAGGTCCGGAGACGGGTCGGACCGTAAATCGTGAGCGGAGGACAAACAGCTTCCTGAGTCGAAACTCTCAGAGATCCATCAAACCGGCATCCCAGTGGACCGCCTCAGCTGCACGCTGCGGTTCCACTCACACATATTTGTTTGTGGTTCTGCGGTCGGGTCGGGTTGGGTCGAGGGGGCGTTCCCAATAGAGAATCTGGTTCCGAGAGCCCAACAACATCAGGACAACAATTCCTGGAGAAATGTCCCGCCGTGATTTAGAGTCCCAGACAGAGAGAGGAATCTGGATCAGAACCCAGTCACCCCAGAACCAAGACCAgaaccacaaccagaaccaCGATCAGTAAGCTGGTGTAACGACAGAACATCAACAGAACCGGAGGTCACATGATCCAAACACCTCAGGCtgcagtctgtgtgtgtgtgtgtgtgtgtgtgtgtgtgtgtgtgggtgtgtgtgtgtgtgtgtgctgaccCGGCACAGCGATGCGTCCCGCTGTCGGATGCTCCATCTCCTGGATCAGTCCGTTGTGTTTCACCTGTAAACATACAGACAGGTTagtcttggttctggttctggtcgggatAATCGGGTCTGGATGTGGCAGGAAGTTAAACTcagaaccacttcctgtttgcttgTTTAGGTTTTCAGAACTGATCTGGAGGTTCTGAAAACCTAACGAAGGACTGTCAACTTGACAGGAAGTCAACAGAACATGaggacaggaaacagaaacagacttcaaaataaaagcatgtaaATAAGAATTCTTAGCAGTCAAGGAACAAAACATCACGGAGGTCAAAGTTTATCCACATtatgtcatgttctgtgttttctgtgtatttaattagttttctgtgtccccgagtctccgtgttgtcctgtcctccccttgattgttcccaggtgtgtctcgttctgtgattacctgctgagtatttaactccacctgtgttccttgttcctcgtcgggtccttgtcaatgcgtctaatgtgcgtgctgcctgttgctggacttatttatcattaaaatcatcataattcatcttacctgggtctgctgcgtctgcctcaccacccctcaccgcACCACCTCATGACACATTATCAACGTTTAAGAGCGctcaaagttagcaaaacgCTAAAATTAGCTCAGCGAATTAGGGCTGTAGCATTAGCACAGCTAGCCTTTCAGATAGCGGGTTTAACCTGACTGAGTCTGTAGAAAGGAAGCGCCAGCAGAACCGGACCTGACCCATTACATCCGCATAAAGGGAGAGTCagaggcctagtcaaagtccagatcccATGAACATGATGGGATGACCTGGAACGGGCTGAAGGAAGACCTCCACAAAACCGTTTACCATCCAGAACCATCTACCGTCCAGAACTGTCTTCAGTTCAGAACCATCTACCGTCCAGAACCGTCTTCTGTCCAGAACCGTCTTCAGTTCAGAACCATCTACCGTCCAGAACCGTCTTCCGTCCACCATGACCCACATTGTCTCAGGAGCAGTTCCTGCAGAAAGCCTCTAGTCAGTTTGTTCAGGAGACGCTCCAGAGTCTCAGAGGACAGCAGCTCTGCAGGACGGGTTAGCTTCATTGTAGCATTGATAGCGTCATTGTCAGCGATTGGCTAACATTAAGCAGaggccacgcctccaggaagtaatGGCTCCTATCCAGACTCTGTGGATGAACAAACGGCTGATTCCACCAGGCCAGATGAGCATaaaacacacaccacacacacacacacccccacgccgacacacagacacacctcCACCTGTCCAGGGGAAACCTTATTAAAACTCAAACTGATCGATGGATTTAATTTAAGCATCAAACTGAACAGGAGGGTGGGCAGCGTAGAGCTACAGCTGCCAAACGGACAAACATGGCAGCGACACTAGAGGGACACTAGAAGGACACTAGAGGGACATTAGAGGGACATTAGAGGGATGTGTCTCCAGAGGGACACTAGAGGGACGCCAGAAGGACATTAGGGGGACATTAGAGGGACACTAGAAGGACACTAGAGGGACACTAGAAGGACACTAGAGGGACATTAGAGGGACACTAGAAGGACATTAGAGGGACATTAGAGGGATGTGTCTCTAGAGGGACGCTAGAAGGACATTAGGGGGACATTAGAGGGACATGTCTCCAGAGGGACATCAGAGGGACACTAGAGGGACGTGTCTCCAGAGGGACATTTCTGAAACATGTTTGACTGTTCAGCCTCCGGCTACAGaacagtttatatttattttagtttatttgtcaGAACATTTCAGAACCAGGCAGATCAAaggctttacatcataaaaatatcaaacagtcatcagttatgaaacaaacatttagtccagaatgctgcttctccatgtttggttctggatgcagagcagaaccaaaaccagcatgttgatccagcagcagcattctgaaATAGTAGTGAATGCTGAAGTGacctttgcatattttacaaacatgttACATAATAACTTTAAAGATACGGGTGATCATCATTAACCTTCATCACCAATAGGTGGCGCTACAGCTGCAGGAAGTTTGctgttatttagtttttgtctgtTATTTTTCGCACAAATATCCATTtacatcctgcatgttttattatcCTGCTTTCATGATTTTTAATCTTTCTCTTCTAGTTTGGTTTTCTTCACCACTGACCAGTCACTGTAGCTCTACATTATAGATATCTGCATCAAACTTTTCCCTCATTATATCAAACTCATGAACATCTTTAAAGAACTTTAACAGCTCAATCTCATCTCTAGTCGCCGTATCGTTCACAGACTATAACTTTACGTTACGTCAGTAGAAGTCACAcatactgccacctgctggtcacatcacttaaacatttttgatcAGTTTTGAGGAAGATTTGCATAATCTCTCAGTTATGCTAATATGCAAATCTTTAGATTTTGTATGACTTTCCATGACCACAGAATCTAAAACCTGGAGAGACTGAATAAAATGAGTCAGCTGTTAATTAAATCAACAATACACATCAGAAAATATTCCAGAATATTAAGAAATCAACTTCCTTTGTGTTTGAAACGGCTTCCTGTGCTGGACCAATCAAAACGCAGGAAGGAATACACCAACCAGCCAATCAGCAACAATCTCTAAtctatcatttaaaaaacattcagaccatacagtttttgattttagtatttttttaactaacatATTTACAGGattggaggagaaaaaaagttgattaaaatgttttttatggattttttgtctgaaaatattaaaacataggAAATGTCGAAGTTTTGGAGCTGTGGCCGACAGCCGGCGCCATGGAGACGCCGAACTGACCGCTCCTGCAGCTCAGGGTCTCCtcataaatctgaaaatggtttgatgatgatgatggaactgagtctccatggcaacaggcCCCACCCTCACATCCTTTCTGTCTGTTTATACATGGAGCAATATGATTGctagcatgtgtgtgtgagtaacTCTATCTGTTTGTGACGCAGGACATCATTACCTCCAtatgctcacacacacagaaacacacacacacacacacactgacacacacagagacagacacacacacacacacactgacacacacagaaacacacacacacacacacacacacacactgacacacacactgacacacacagagacacacacccAGCGGtcagaaacattgttttattttccactcAGTGGGTTTTTAATCTGATGAACTGAGAAATGAAGCAAAGCAGCTTAGCTCTGGTTCCCCTACCGGGTCGGTCCATCAGTACCGGGTCGGTCCATCAGTACCGGGTCCGTCTCTTAAACACTGATAATCATTATCATTCTTCCCATTCTGATCCGTTGGACCAGTTGGTGGTTCTGATTAGCATCAAGAAGTGGATTTTAGACTCgtttggctctggttctggagctggtcctggttctggacCTGACTCGATAAACTCTGATCACAAAGATCTGAACTGGTTTATTTATTGGaagctgaaggttttctgaacTGGTTTCAgacctgtttggttctggtaaCAGGCCCGATTCTGTTAGAGATTTTATTTGGCCCGGTTTGTAAAGCTGAATCCAGTTTGGACCCGTTTAGAGGTGTTtcgctggttctgttctgatgTTTAAACGCTACATTAACTCTGTTATTCAGCgtaagctaacgctaaagcaaAGCACCAACATGGTTactggaagctaatgctaagggGCTAcataaatgtcatatttagCAGAGGCTAATGCTAAATCACTATACTAACATGCTAATTAATGGAATCTAAAGTGCTACACAAACATTTAGTGTAATTTAGCTTCTACAAAGAAGTTGAACtttaactgaaagtttacaaaacaacaaaacaattaatttaagaatcattaaaaatgaaaaacaatgtaGGAGAAGCTAAGAGCTCTAcgtgttttcaaagttagcagtCAGGTTAGCTTGGCTGTTAGCTCATTAGCTCATTAGCCTCGTTCTGGACTTTTATTTGCACTTCAGGTTAAAGTGGTTCTGATTCTGCCAGTAACTGGGTCAGCTGTGCTGTGGATCAGGATTAGTTCCCGGGTCTGGTGGGTCTGCAGCTGATGGACCTTCAGACGCTGTCAGGACGTTTGGACCAACCGTCCAGCGTCCGTCTCCACGCTGCGGTCCCGAGTTACACGTCGGACTCCAGTTAAGGAACTGGAAAAACAAGCTGGAAACAAGGCCCAgttaaccagaaccagagacagTCTGTGGGCGGACTGATCAAAGCAGAACCGCTCTGTGGTTCTGGGCCACgcgcctcctcttcctccttccctcctcttcctcattttCCTCTGCCTGTTTTATCCGTCAGGCTAATTTCACCTGAGGTAAAATCACCATGACAACCACAGAAAATGAGGTCATGTAGTTTGGGTCCAGCCAGGCCGGTTCAGGACTCGTGAAGCTTCACAGAACCGGGTCACGGACAGGAACCGGTTCAGCTGAACGGTTTCTGGAGTATTCCTgttgaatatttgtttttgtccaggAAAGATGCTTTGGGTCGGCAGAACCCAAAATTTCTGTTCTGGGACGAACAGAAAGAACCAACGGAggacctggttctgatccgagcCGCTGACCGGGCCTCGGCTCTGCAGCCAGAGTTCCTGCTGAGACCGGACCGGTTTCAGCTCAGCAGCATCTGGAGGAAGACTCAGCTGCCGGGCTGACCTCATTAATTGCGACCCGACCCGTTTGTTCTGACAGCAACATGGAGCCCGTTGGACCCGGACTCGCGTTAATCACGTCCCATTAGCTCCCGTCTCTCTAAATGTTTGCACGGTTTGTCTCTGCAGCTTGGCTGCAGCTCAGGCGACTAACGATTCATCAAAgagtggttctggttctgacccgtccAGAACGCCTTTTTTTAACAGAACCAACAGATCGGCCCATAAatcagctggaggaggaagaggaggaaatgtTTTCCTCACTCTACAGTTTCCTCCAGTCAGATTAGCTCTGAATGCTCCTGGAACCGACGTCCAAGAGTCCAGAAGGTTCTGGTAGCCGGAGCTGAACCCGGTCCTGATGTCCGACCCAGTCCGGCTCTGAGAACAGAACCTCAACATGGAGCCTCCGGGCGCTACGGTGGCCTGCAGTGACTACACACACCTGATGGGGGCGCTGTTCTTGTCCGTAGACAAACATCTCTCTGGAGAACGGAGACGACTTTCAACATGACAAGTCTGAGAGACTCAACCAGAGGAACTGGACCCAGTTCCACCAGTTCCTTCACTACATCCCACACTGGGAGTACTGGGACCAGTGGGACTAGGGTTCACTGGGTCAGGGGTTAAAGTTCATCTGTTTGGAAAGTTTCCACCATGAATCTCCGTCTCTGACCTCCGTCTGTCCTTCAGTCCCGTCTTCAGACGCCGGCGTCCAGAGACCAACATCACCAGGTACCAACCCTGATACCTGATTGGTCCGAATCACAGCCGtcataacaggaagtgatgcgttTATCGGTCCGGATCACAGCCGtcataacaggaagtgatgcgttTATTGGTCTGGATCACAGCCGTCATAACAGGAAGGAATTTTCTCGTTTCAACAGGAACCAGGAACGTTCAGCTGCTCAGGGATGAATCTACAGGAGCCCTCGAGGCTCAATAAAAGCTAATGTTAGTCTCTAGTCACTCGTCACAAATTCCCAAGTGAAGaggcctgaaaacagaaaatatgggAATGATTAGCATTTCCCAAAAAAACAGTCACGGATCATTGGGAAGAATGAATCAGGTTTCTGGggaaatttattgttttgtttgtgaacaGGTTGTTTTTCCACGGCTCAGGCTGCGGCAGGAACCTTGACTGGGTCTCTGCGGCTGCAGCAGCTAGAAGTTGATGCAGGGCAGCTTTCCGGCTCTGTGCAGGAACAGCAGAGGAgtgatgaagctgctggtgATGCTGATGGAGAGGGCGAACAACGTGAGCTGCAGAATGAGCAGCAGAGACGCGGTGAGGACGGTTGGGCCCAGCATGAGGATCTGCAGCAGCTGGGTGGCGCTGTTGAACCCCAGGGTGATGACGATCACCTTGAAGGCCTTCCTCTTCATGGCGCTCCAGCTAACAGCGCTGCGGGAGCCGTCGCCCGGACCCGGCTGCTGCAGGACCAGCAGGACTCGGACGCCGCAGTAAGACAAGGTGGACAGGAAGAGCAGGGACTTGGCTATGAGGTAGCAAGCAGAGACGGTGAGAGACGGGCCGAGGAAGGGAAACATGAAGTCCAGCAGGATCAGCAGCCAGTCGAACAGGCAGACACCCAAACGGTACCGCAGAGGTTTCAGCCTGCAAGCAGGAAGAATCAGACACACACCGACATGAGACCAGAACCACCTGAgacaccagaaccagaccagTGCTGATATCTGGGTCCGGTCTGGAGGAACTCTACCGTTACACACGTCTAATAACTCTGGTCCTTCTGCAGTTCTCTCTTGAATTTACCTGATGAAGACGGTGGGATGGACCACGGCCATGTAACGCTCCAGACAGATGCAGGTCTGAAAGAGCGGCCGAGAAATCAGCATGAGCTGCAGGAAcagcttcagaaccagaaccccgACCGCCTCGGACATCCTGAGCAGGAAGTGGAGCATGACGTAGAAAGACGAGCAGCCGAAGAGGATCTCTGCGACGGCCAGGTTGAGGGCGAAGAGCTCCGAGACGCTGGATTCGCTCGCTATCATCCAGGCCACGTAGCCGTTGGCCGGCAGACCCAGCAGCACGTTGGAGGCCAGCAGAGCCGTGATGCCGTTCAGGAAGAAACTGGGATCGAATCCCAACGTGGAGTTGGACCCAACAGAACCCATTTTCACCGATTCTGGACGTTTTTACAAATTCTGCAGGAATTAAACCAGAAATAGTTCCTGTTATAACAGCCACGCTGCTGACTGACTTTGGCACATCAGAAGCTGCATGTCGTCTTACGTAACCTGTTCGGTTCTAACAGTCTGATGATTCTTTCTCACGCCCAAATTAACGCTCTGTCTGGTGTCGAACCTTCAGTTTACATCCGTTCTCAGTTTGGTAAATGATAAATTCTCAGAAGATGCGTCACTGAGGAACGAGGCAATCTGAAAGCACACTAAAGTTCAGGTTTTTGATCAACAAACAGGAGGATTAATGATGTGGTAAGTGTTAAGAGATGTTGTAAACAGACATCAGCttttaaatttactgaaaaataaacgGTGTTTTTGGTTTTACGCACCTCGATCTCATCCACTGCGCCGCTGCATCTAAACACCATCTATCCTCTGGTGGTTTTGCATTAAGAGGCTCTCCTGTTTGTAATTTGGGCTTTTCGTTTCTCGAACATCTCACCACACGCTCCTTTTAAACTGGACCCACCTGTGGATTTGCATGGCGAGCAGCGGAGTCTAAATTTACATCTGCTGTGTTCAAACAAGCCCAGCGGAGACACGGATATGGTTTCTGTGGACAGAGGGTACGGCCACATTTGCATTAGATTTCcctcaaaatgtaatttgtcaGTGGAAATAATAAACCGAACGGCAGAAAGTTTCTCCAGCGGCCCGTTGGGTCGGAAAGAGGAGCTGGAACTGCAGCAGGGGTCGGATGGAGATCAGGACTAGGAAGCTACGGCTTCAGCTAGCTGATGAACACAGAAGGAGAATCTGTAGTTCCTGAAGTGACTGATGATCTTCATTCAGGGTGACGATGCAGAGCAGCAACGAGCTCCTGGGTTCAAAGGTCAAGGCCGTCTCTGTCAGAACGCTCTCCCTGTGGATGGCTGGactctctctgggtactctggcttcctcccagtCCAAACCTGAGAGTCTGTCCTCCGGGT
This portion of the Xiphophorus hellerii strain 12219 chromosome 21, Xiphophorus_hellerii-4.1, whole genome shotgun sequence genome encodes:
- the LOC116711770 gene encoding proteinase-activated receptor 3-like, which produces MGSVGSNSTLGFDPSFFLNGITALLASNVLLGLPANGYVAWMIASESSVSELFALNLAVAEILFGCSSFYVMLHFLLRMSEAVGVLVLKLFLQLMLISRPLFQTCICLERYMAVVHPTVFIRLKPLRYRLGVCLFDWLLILLDFMFPFLGPSLTVSACYLIAKSLLFLSTLSYCGVRVLLVLQQPGPGDGSRSAVSWSAMKRKAFKVIVITLGFNSATQLLQILMLGPTVLTASLLLILQLTLFALSISITSSFITPLLFLHRAGKLPCINF